CCTTCTCAAACGGCGTTCTTCGAAATCGAATTTTCGATATAGACGACGCGCCGCCAGATTCGATCGTCGGACCTCGAGGGTAACCACATCGGCACTTTTCTGCCGTGCCTCGGCAATCGTGGCCCCGAGCAGACGTGCTCCCAGACCGAACCTGCGATGGTCGGGATGAACGGCTACGTTGAGAACGTGGCATTCGTCTGCCACCAGCCATCGACATAGGAAGCCATCGGGTGGTGCGGTGCGGTCTTCACCCGAAACCGCAACCGTCAAGCGCGAAAAGGGGAGGGTTAGCTCGCGACGAAAGGCACCCAGGCTCCACGGGGTCGGGAAGGCGAGCTGCTCGATCTCTACGATTCGAAGAAGGTCGCGAAGTGAGGCGTCCCGAATATGGATCGCCATCGAGTACACCACCGAGTCCGGCTCGTGAGCCGTCCGCCCCTGCGACGGGCGCAACCGAGGTCAGGCGGCGTTTTTCAGTTCGCCCGTCTCACCCTTGAGGACCACGATCTCTATCACCTTATCACGAAGGCGATGCTTAAACGCCGCAACTTGTTTGCCAAACTCGATCCGCGTCATGAAGTCGGCGGGAAACGCCGAGGAGACGTAAGAGAGCCGCCGCAGCGCTTCGCCGCGTACGCTTGCGTGGATGGTAAGGACGTTGTCGCCGAGCGCGATGCTGTAGTCGTAGTCCGGCATCTCGTCGGGCAGGTTCCACAGGCGCTTGAGGGACGACGCGGGCAGCTTGCGTGGCATCTCCAGGCGGACGAGGTACGCATTGGCGTATTCCTTGACCGTGTAGACGGTGCCGTACCGGCGATCGCGTTCCAGCTTCTCGTCGTGCAGATTGGTCTGGAAGCCATCGAACGCGACCTTGCGTTCAACCTTGCGGCCCTTCGCGCCGCCGCGCGTCAGGACCGCTCCAAGCGGGGCAATGGCAAGGCCATAGATCGCAGCGCGGTAGATCATTTCACTTGCCGGCTTGGCGTGCAGAATTCCTTCCCGCAGGCGCCATACTGTTTCCACGATCGCTACTACCACACCCAGGAAAATCCATCCGCGCGTCGCGATTGAGAATACCGAATCGCCCAGGAGCACCGCAGCCGCAGCGGTCAGAATCGCCGGGTATAGGATCAGGTTCAGGATGATGTTGAGCGCGGTCGAACGTGCGCGCGAAAAGCCCGACGGCGAGCCGACCGCCTCTTCGAGCATCGCCTTGGTCGAATCAGGCATCGCGCCGAGGACCGGTTCGAGCAGGCGAAGAGCAACCCGGACCGGGCCAGGGGCGCCCTTCACTGGCGCCGTGTCCACGGTGGCCAGGACAGTCTCGAAGTCTTCGTTCAGTTCGCCCTCGAAGTGTTTGTCCCCAATCGGTCCGGGCAATGCGCCGACGTCCTTGGGAAGGTTTACCATCGCGATCGGCGCGGCGATTGCGCTCGACACGGGCGCAGCGGGCGCCGCCTGGGGTGCCGCTGGTGGGGCCGGCGCAGGCTTGGGCGCTGCGGCGGCAGTCGGAGCTGCGCCGTTGGTCTCGGCGCCTGCGGCCGGCGGGGAAGGTTGTGTGCCGCCCTCCTTGAGAAACCGCGAAGGTGCGTCGTCGGGAATCGTCAGGTCGGGGTGAAGGGTCCGCGCGCGCGCCAGCAACACGCCTTGGATCTCGGGGTTGTTCGGGTCAGGAACGCAGCAGTCGACCGGGCAGACCGCGGCGCATGCTTCGTGATCGTGAAAACCGACGCATTCGGTGCACTTGGAGGGAACGATGTAATAGATATCTTGTGCGATAGCAGGGTTTACTTGGCCATTGAGTTCCCATTCCACTCCGCCGCCGTATATCGCGGTGTTTGGGCATTCTGGCTCGCAAGCACCGCAGTTGATGCATTCGCTCGTTATGGTGGTCGACATTCGCTAACCCCGGGCTTAGTCTTTTTTTAAAATCGATCGTCGAATAGCAGACTTTCGATTCTTACAGATCGGACGATAACTGTAGCAAGTTTTACCTGTCAACTAAGGCTTTCCAAATTTGCCTAATGGACAGGAGTTGGGAGTACTGACTTCGCGCTTGCGTTGGGTGAATCGATTTGTAACTATCCCTCAAGTCCAGGCGCCCCGAAGGGGATTGATCTGGGCATTTCGACAGAGCTTGAACTGCTGATGGGACCGGAACTCAGGAGGTAAGGTCGAATGAAAACAATGCTATGTCTGCTTGTGGGGGTTTCGCTTTTCGCGCTGACGGCCTGCGGACCGGACATGCGGGTCATCAATAACGCCAGTGAGAAGGCAGAAGCCGACGCCACCCAGGCGGAGGCGGCAGCAAATTCGGCCGAGGCTTCAGCGAATCAGGCTGATACCGCCGCCAATCAGGCCAACCAGGCAGCGTCGGGGGCAGAGGATGCAGTGCGTCGCGCGAACGACGCGGTGTCGCGCCTCGAGGCGTACTTCGCAAGCTCGGTTACGAAGTAAAAACCGATCTTTTACCGACAAGAAAATGGCGGAAGGACAGCAGCCCTTCCGCCATTTTAGTTACTTACTCTCGAAGCCGAGTGGGCCGGCCGGCGGTTCGCGATCGTTATTTTTGGGACCGGGGCGTTGCCGCCTGAGTACGATCCATTGTTTAACGGGAAGGCGAAGGAGACGCTTGCGGCTTTAGCGCGTCGCGAACATGCTCGCGGAGAGCATCGTTTCGCTCGATGCGATCTTCGAGGCTGC
The genomic region above belongs to Candidatus Binataceae bacterium and contains:
- the rimI gene encoding ribosomal protein S18-alanine N-acetyltransferase, with the protein product MAIHIRDASLRDLLRIVEIEQLAFPTPWSLGAFRRELTLPFSRLTVAVSGEDRTAPPDGFLCRWLVADECHVLNVAVHPDHRRFGLGARLLGATIAEARQKSADVVTLEVRRSNLAARRLYRKFDFEERRLRRHYYGPGEDAIVMELRL
- a CDS encoding 4Fe-4S dicluster domain-containing protein, producing the protein MSTTITSECINCGACEPECPNTAIYGGGVEWELNGQVNPAIAQDIYYIVPSKCTECVGFHDHEACAAVCPVDCCVPDPNNPEIQGVLLARARTLHPDLTIPDDAPSRFLKEGGTQPSPPAAGAETNGAAPTAAAAPKPAPAPPAAPQAAPAAPVSSAIAAPIAMVNLPKDVGALPGPIGDKHFEGELNEDFETVLATVDTAPVKGAPGPVRVALRLLEPVLGAMPDSTKAMLEEAVGSPSGFSRARSTALNIILNLILYPAILTAAAAVLLGDSVFSIATRGWIFLGVVVAIVETVWRLREGILHAKPASEMIYRAAIYGLAIAPLGAVLTRGGAKGRKVERKVAFDGFQTNLHDEKLERDRRYGTVYTVKEYANAYLVRLEMPRKLPASSLKRLWNLPDEMPDYDYSIALGDNVLTIHASVRGEALRRLSYVSSAFPADFMTRIEFGKQVAAFKHRLRDKVIEIVVLKGETGELKNAA